Proteins from one Parasteatoda tepidariorum isolate YZ-2023 chromosome 4, CAS_Ptep_4.0, whole genome shotgun sequence genomic window:
- the LOC107453591 gene encoding solute carrier family 35 member G1, with amino-acid sequence MNFKAGNLFLALLSAFLGSVKGLLVSQMKNLGAIEIFGLRSLGTVFYMLPIIIYGNFKLWHDSKNNLVLLFRSIVGNIAVIGYYFGFVNLPMAEASLLFYSTPLFTVILGHIFLKEACGIKPTFSVVLSLTGVFLVCLPYFSFQSDRYSGNVLIGITGCVIGAIAQAIALVIIRTITHIPPIVVSFWWAFVGVLFAGCFCLIVPPKIWSCGLESTFVILIAFIGFICELCLVASLKSTDAIVVSITLTVEIMFAFLFQIFINKESAGPFTILGGLAIVLSVLLPPFVSYSCSKKADFELEIIQKENGLEGMS; translated from the coding sequence atgaacttcaaagctggcaatttatttttagctcttCTAAGTGCTTTTCTTGGGAGTGTAAAAGGACTACTTGTTTCTCAAATGAAAAATCTAGGTGCAATCGAAATCTTCGGTTTACGTAGCTTAGGTACTGTGTTTTATATGCTTCCGATCATCATTTACGGTAACTTTAAATTATGGCATGACTCTAAAAATAATCTAGTTCTTCTTTTTCGGTCCATTGTGGGGAACATAGCCGTTATCGGTTATTACTTCGGTTTCGTAAACTTACCGATGGCCGAAGCTTCTCTTCTATTTTATTCAACGCCATTGTTTACTGTGATCCTAggacatatatttttaaaagaagcctGTGGTATTAAACCGACTTTTTCCGTAGTCTTGTCCCTGACTGGTGTCTTCTTAGTGTGCCTGCCGTACTTTTCTTTCCAGTCTGATAGATATTCGGGCAATGTCCTGATTGGAATCACTGGATGTGTTATTGGAGCCATTGCCCAAGCTATTGCACTGGTCATCATCAGGACCATTACCCATATACCGCCAATTGTTGTCAGCTTTTGGTGGGCGTTTGTCGGAGTTCTGTTTGCTGGATGCTTTTGCTTAATAGTGCCACCGAAGATCTGGAGTTGTGGGTTAGAATCGACATTCGTCATCTTAATCGCCTTCATTGGATTTATCTGCGAACTTTGTTTGGTTGCTTCTTTGAAATCAACAGACGCTATAGTAGTTTCCATTACCTTGACAGTTGAGataatgtttgcatttttatttcagatatttataaataaagaaagtgcGGGACCATTTACAATATTAGGTGGTTTAGCCATAGTATTGTCTGTTTTGCTACCTCCATTTGTGAGTTATTCGTGttcgaaaaaagcagattttgagttggaaataattcaaaaggaaaATGGATTAGAAGGAATGTCTTAA